In Puntigrus tetrazona isolate hp1 chromosome 15, ASM1883169v1, whole genome shotgun sequence, the DNA window CAGAAGAGACAGCAGCATCCTGAGCAGTCAGTCCGGAGCATGCGCAGACAACTCACACAAGAGCGCACTTTATACACCTCTGTGGTCCTCCTCCCTGCCCTAAAGATCAGCAGCGGGTAGGAGATGGGATCCACATACACCTGTTTCCTCGTGTTGTGTAACAAGTAAGTGGATTATGATTCACTGAAGTCAATTAAGTTGTAAAGAGGCTCAATGAGTTtcgcttttttgttgtttgctttgACAGATtagctgtaaatatattaataaataaaggaatGAGTGAAAAGAATAAGTGAGGGTGTGACAAAGATATGAGGATATTTTCTCTCATTCATATACATAGTTATACAGTAATTTGCTTTTCAACATGTTATTCAACATTCGTAGAATACATCCAAGaatacaacataataataatttggagattttaaaaataagtgaataCATCAAATTGTTAATAGGCATTACAACATTTGGATAAAATTACTTATAGTTACTTTCCTTGGTTGGCTGTTAAAGGTGTGACTTAACATGGCATGcactgcataaaaaataaacaaataaatgcagtatgaTGTGGCAGAAAATCAAACTATTAACTTAATTGATTgctctttttaatttttgcatgcattatcAAAAGGCCTAAAAGCAGGTTTTGACTTATATTGGGGTTGTGTCATGCATGGACAAggacacatttataatgtttgagAGGGTGTGGGTTCTCACAGGTGTATTGGGAATAATGTAGGATGGGGTGAGGAACGTTTTTGTTTCAAAGACGCTACACCTCCAACTTGGTGATTCAGTATCGGACTCGATAATTATTGAGGTGTATTTCTTCTCATTTCCTGCCAAACAGGTCATAGATGATTTTAATTTCGTTGTTTTAGACATTGTTCTTTTAATCTGGAGACTTTGGTGTGCTTACCTCGCTGCTGTTTTCCGCTAATGATCACGCAAAAGACACTAAGTCACAAGCTTATGTGTGTCAGCAACCAAATGCAAACAAGTGGGAATAAATTCAGCGGTACAGGTGACGCACGCGGGACACTTCATAACAAGGAGCAGCTTTCCAAGCGAGTACCACCCACTGGttcaataaaacatgttttgtggatgctaaaaaaagcagttttgtgtattgtttaaagtgttacctgtagcgttcttttaatgtttaatgtatactgtgagtgtgtgtgtaagtgtgtgtgtgtgtgtgtgcgtgtgtgtgtactgcaACGATTTAGAACACACATGACAAAATGGGGCAAAACagattaatagaaaataattttatgagACCATGATCATCAGACTCCACTCTTGATCCCATACCGTGAGATTTATCCTCTTAACCtcaatttacaaacaaaacattaatgaGGATTAACATTCTTATCAAATGCTTTCTTACTCTATTGTTTGAACAGTGTAGGAAAATCTgttcattgttatttaaaagcacatttaaataaggagtaaataaactaaaatagagaaaaacacGCAGGCTTATAATGCATGCGATATTTCATAATCCACAGATACAGTTTCAGGTCATTTAATTACAGAATATTTGGTGACTTTGGTATTTTCAAATgtagttcaattttaaatttgttttgtaacAGTTGCATCACCAAGACGCAGCTGTGCCATGGCTCCCTTATTAGGGATTTGAGACCGGACTGTCATAAACAATAACATGAACATATCTCCATGCAAACCTGGGGTTattcttatattatttttgtaattatttttaaatgtatctaatATATCCAGATATTTTTCTCACTGGTTGCAGCCTATGCTTAGATGAAAAGACATCAAACATTACACTGAAGATTAGAGTTAAtgtttagcaaaataaaaaagactctTGTGATCTGTTGTTCATTCTTCACCTAGTTTGGGTTTCTTGGGGAAACATAACCGGGCTTTTAAAAATCTCTCATTATGCTATATTATCACAAATTCTTGGCttcaatatttttgtcaatCTTTTGAAGTTCGGAAAAGACTGTTGTTACAGTGTTGTAAATGAATAAGGCCTTACTGAACTTTCTTTTCCGAGTTTTCACCTTCATTCAAAATCTGAGGCGCATGAGCACTGTTTAATGAGGCCTGTGGTTGATCAGTTCccaaagaaacacaaaacctTTGCTAacttaatgaaaatacattaatgaaaaataaatctaatattttattcggTAATAATTTATCATAACGAGACAAAGCAAGTGTAACAATTTGAGGGAAAATccccaaataataagaaataatgataacaataataataactatatatatatatatatatatatatatatatatatatatatatatatatatatatatatatatatatatatatagagagagagagagagagagatagatagatagatagatagatagttaacTCAGGTCTGTTACGAtacaaaattaagaaatgttatttatcatatgaatgattaataatatttatcattCAGTATATTCAGTATTCTGTCCatgtccttaaaaaaaaagctttgccaGAAGCAAACAATTTTCCCCAAAACTCTTCTTTTCCTCACCCTTCCGCAGAAAGCTTCTGATAAATAAAGCACTCTCTGTCTGCTGTGAAAGTCAAGtctgaaacaaaatgtaaatttaaaagcataaacagGCCTACCATTTTTATGGACATGCATTTCGACATACATTTCAaacaacatcttttttttttttttttttttacgtttttaaagGAAATCTCATTTACCGAAGCTTAACAGCACACAGTGAATGGGTGCGGTATTTAATCTTCTCTATAGATTCTTAAGGATTCAGCAAATAATGCACGCTGGAAGACAAGCAGCGCGGCGCTGAAGCAGAGTACTTCATATAGATCTCGCACCTGTCAGCTGTCATCTGTTGAAAAGTGACAACAAAGAGCTGTCAAACACACTCCTTCCTCACCTTTGTTTTGCAGGTTACATGCCTGAACACTGTCAAAGAACAGTGACAATCCCTCTAGCTTCGCTGCATGTTTGCTTTGCATTTTACACATCttagaatgcaaaaaaaaggagCTTTTACCGTTTTCAAAAATGAACTATTACTTGCTATTGCAATTCTTTTCCggaatgtatattttatataatgtctCATTGCACTTCATTGCACcgctgaaaatatattaatatacgaaaacttttttttttgcatgtgcaaACTTACGTGCGATCTGCATTTGGTTTGGTTTGCAAGTACAATGAGcaaatgagattaaaaaaataataatgagtccagtaagtgaaataaaataaaaatgcgtCTCCATCCCTGGCATTTTGGAAAATCTATGAAGCACCAGCATTCTTAAAGCAATGAATAGGCTAATGAATTAATTAGgcttatgtaaataaataaccttCTTAGTGCCTTTTTTGGAATTAATAAGGAGGAACAAAAATCATTGCATTTCGGTGTAAAATGGCTCTACCAGTGGCAAATAAGAAAGTGCAACAATTAGTATTCATAtgtcaattttattataaaggtaatgataaaaaaattaaataataataataattagatatcTTGTGGAAATTTTTAGTCGCTCATATGAtttgctatttatatatattttttccccatcTACAAAATCAGACTCTGTCCACGCTAAATAAAATAGCGAGATGGCAGCTGAtctgatgaaataaaatcattcatctttgtcatgcagaaaatgtgtgatttttttcccctccgtCTGATATCGCCCGTGACCGGTGATAAGctaaatattttccatttaaagcCCATATTATTACCCTCAAAATACATAATTCCTTTGGAAAACAGAGCGCACTCCCACAGCGCTTTCATGTCTCAAAATCTCACAAACTGATTACTCAGCCTTGATATATTCTCtcatttaaatgctattttaaaaaaaaaaaattatcataattCCCCACTAATTACAGATGTAAGAGTATAACTGGCACCTTAGCAACAGAATTTCTTACAACCCATGTGTGCATTTCTAATGTTACCCCAGAtagaacataaaacattaatggGGGCAGGATTCTTTGCAAGCTGGTGATGAAATTATGGTGTAACCTTTATCAATGTACCAGAGTCTTCATGGCAGCGAAGCAGGATGGATATCACACAACAGCTATTCTTACTGCAAATATTGTTATGATGACAAATCACAAAGAGAATGAAAtaggggaaaaaatgctaaaaaaataaaacaaaacggtTTTCCTCTGACAGATGTGAACGGCAGTCTGTGTTATTGATTGATAGAGGGCACTCGGTATCTGAGAGCGACCTCGTTCTtgttcagaaaacaaatgattatataatgtatattttacaatgtacatCTTCAGCTTGAGCATTTGGGACATAACAATGctctttatttagaaatgagCTCAAACGCGATGGAGCCTGGAaatgttgttcattttaaatgccttGTGTGCTCGCGGATTGATCATCCATTgcaataaaaaattgtaaagttGGAGaagatccaaaaaaaaaaaaaaaaagcacgccTCCGGTAACGGGATGAGAAAAGCGACGAGAGAACGGTATTCACTTTGACTTGGCAGCAGGGCAAGAGGTGGTTCAATCGGTTGTGGTTAGTTTTCGCAGTGAGAAGCGTGCAATGGATTGACGTGAGCTCGTGTTAGAGATTTCACGTAATTGAGTATGAAACTAAAGTAAGACGTGCGATCGAAAAAGTCatgcttttaatgcatttctaataATTAGGCACTTTGTCGGTATTTAAGGATGATCTCAACtagatttactgtaaaaaagaattgatttttatatttatatattgtattacttTGTGTTTACAGCAGAACTGCAAAATGCAGCAGAAATTAATTGGAGAAAATGGGGCTAATCATATTACTTATTAGAATATTTCTCATGATGGGTCAATTTTGTAGCCAGAATATTGCAGCGTTGTGGCAAAACAGACACTAAATGTTTCCAAAGTTAAtccaatagtaataataataataattattattattattattattattattattattattattgtggggcatgttgtcacaccTGCCATCAAAATACCTATGAGAAAAATGTGCACagtaatacaattataaaaacatgaaacagtTAGTGAAACAAACATTGCTAAAACACTGAATGAAGTACAAAGcagaaatgtaaaagtaaacataaatacataaagttttatactttttatatatatttttttttttttaatgcttaccAAATTTGCAAAcatctgatcaaaaatacagcgaAAAATTATACTGTGAATTATTGTTacaatttgaactttttatattttaatatattttaaaatacagttgaaGTGTATATTCTGCAGTCATCACTGCAGTCCTCGTGTCATccgaaatcattctaataagctgatttgctgggctacttaaaaaaagattattattattgaacaaatgcatgtttttcattgtttttgaaaCCTGgacacagttttattatttttatttatttatttatttattaagtttaaatgaacagcatttgAAATGGTAAACTGCCacgtttaattaatttattgtattttttctgaattaggtattcatttaatttttttttttttttatgaaatcttaTATAGGCTACATACAGTAGgctatatttattcaaatgcatttcaaatcaaCGTGACAACTTACCCCCACCTGTCACCCTTTGTCAGAAAACACAGTTCCGGTATTCATCTAAATGTCTCTTTACTCTATATCTTCTTGACACCGCGCGTGCTAGGTGTCCAACAGCCACAGAATAAACATGAAGACAGTCTAAATTTAGTTTACAGGACAGAATTCACCCCCACAtaaaacgtgaaaaaaaaaaatctttgaactAGATGTTTGAAACCAGCACACAATCCACAGCTAGAccaaaacatacatttgtataattGGCCTTTTCACTTGTAACCCTGTTGTTTCTGTGATATAGCCTCTGTGACAACTTCTgagtgtgacaactagccccggtctcCTTTACACAGAGGTGGAAGTGCGGTGCGAATCAAAACGGGCTAATGAGTGTTTCTACAGCAAAAGTCTTGACTTTTTCTCCCCCCCTTTTGCAAACAATGGTCTTAAAGATGAAACCTCATTATACATGTCCAAAGCATAAACGGATCAGGACAAATGTGGCAACAAAGTTTCAACTCGGGCAACATTCCAGCAGGTCTGATGCAACAGGGCTGCAACAAGAGTTACATCTCCATAGTGTAATATAGTGTCCTTCCTCGTCGCATGTGGTTAAATAGTGCTTTACGAGGGTCTCCGTGCTTAGATTTGTGCTTCGATACACGCCCGGTCTGGTTCCGGCAGTCTGGACCCGCTTTGATCGCCACCAGAATGCATTTGTCCTCTGCGTCTCGAAAGAGAAACGCGTTTGTGAAAAGCGAGCTTTAATCAGAGAATAAAAAGGGACTTGACAGTTTCGCAGACTTGAAACGCGGACCCGAGGTTGAAGTTCGGACCGAACTCGCTCCCTTTAGTTTGGACCCTGCGCCGAGGCGCGGCGGCGGAAGGATACGGGCTCGTGTGACGCGGTCACTGTTTGGTTTGACGTGATACTCCTCTGTTCTCCAAAACTTTTGAACGATTTATCGCGTAACCGATCGGTCTCGACATCAAATGAAGAAGAGTGAGACAATGTTCCACTAAATTGAAAACGTGAGCTCCTCCACTGCGGTTTACTGCGCTCACAGACGCTCTTCAGACCGGATCACCTCGGCACGATGGAGTAAGTGTCAACTTCCATTCAGACTTTTATATGAGCCGCAACTTCCTGTGACAGTCTATATCTCAGTTTAACTAGTTTTCACAGTTTCTGAACTGCGAggacaaaatgctaaaatgtgtgGAGATGGGGTTTAGTCGTGACGTTTTGTTATGAAAGTGCACCTAAAATTGCTTAACTGAGTTTCTGCATATTTTCTGTACTGTTAACAAGCTCCTTTTTCAAAACTACAGTGTAATGCTCTATTTTTAGGCACTTTTGATGCCTTTGTGtagttaaaaacacaatatagtgtatagttttaaattacatttacttacAATATAAACTACAGTACAAAGTACAGTAcaaaaatttaaactaaaaatagtttttagttaatattttaagacTTATTCCAACCTTTGTTTCCCATTTGGCACTGAACTTGACTAGAGGTATCATATTACAGAATAACAAATGAGATCTAGCAAAAGGTCACATTCTGATTTAaatctttagatttttttttaatttatttgaaattattagaaaatattacacTCCATCCTATTATTTTAGTCAATTTAggctaaaataacaattttctaaaatttacatttttgttttttgaggaaaaagtgaaattccataaaatgaaatgttcaagcttgtgttattattaattttttttgacacCTGGAAAGcggaaattaactttttattatttaatttttttttacttctattttttttttttttcacataggTTTCAGTTTTTCGCATCTCTTTCCCGTATGTGGCATTTCTTCGATTCTCATGCATTGTACGCAATTCACCATTTCAACCGGAATACAGCAAATTGTGGCGGCATACATTATTCCCAGGAAGACTCCCCTCATTTGCACAGCCGGCTTAAGAGCTCCCTCTTTCCTACTGGCTAACGAAGGCCAATCACAGGCGGAGGGAGGAGTCTGCACAGACGTAGGACTAAATTGGTAAGCAGTAcgacacttttattttgtccgATTGTTGGTGGGAACCGCACTGCAGCGTATGTGTTAATGGCGTACAGTAAGTAAAGCAAATATTTTGGTGATCCGCATCGTTtcatcttttttgttgttgttgttgctgttttggtTGCTTGCatagttttaacattaaaatgcgTAGCTATAGCTATTCATACGCCATTTGCGCAAACATGcatgttgaaaatatttcatatcgTGCTTTTATCGAATTAAGCATGTTGTTTTTCCTCTACAGATTGGATGACAAAAACTTTTGACGCTTACCCAAACTCTACTTCCACGGAATCCTCTCCTGGTTCCTCTATCCCACCTTCGCCTCTGGAGCATGATGTCCAAATGCCCTCCGACTTGGAGGTTATGACCACTCTTCTTAAAGAAGAACTGGCTCAGCTGGAGGATTATTACCTGTATGAATCGGCGCCTATGAAATTGGAGAAATGgcaaaaatgtgacaaaagcTTGCAAGCTATGGCTACGCAGTCGTACTACCAGTTGCCCTGCGCTTCGTACAATGCAAACCAACCTGAAACAAATCCCAGGCTGGTTTCCCTAGCAACCGGAGATCTCGACCTGCGAGGCTTCTGTGGGGGCTCCGTGAGCCGACCGAAAATGTCTCGCCCCGGCCCCTACAGCTACATTCGGACACACTGCAACAGCCAAAGAATATCAACGAACGGATGCAAGGACGTGGAGGTGTTCGAGAAGGAGACGTGGACTTTCAAAGGGACTCATTCAGGTTACGCGGAGCTGGCGTTTGACCAGTGCTCTGTCGACAAATCCTTCGGAAAGAGCCACGCGAGCGCGAAGAAGGTTCGCGAATGTGCCATACTGTTGAAGGAAGAAGAGAAAAGTTGCTTCACGGAAGACGTGTTTTACCGAGCGGAGATGATGAGAAGTTACGATCTCGGCGGCTCCCTGGAGCCGCACCACAGACGGGAGGGCCAGAGCCACGGGATGAAGATGCTCGGCCACGACGGGATTGCTATGCCCGTTTTGCAGTGCGCAGAGAACGAGAGCTGTCCGCCGTATAAACAATCCGAAGTAGCCGAGTGCTACTTTCATCAGATAACTGCCAATTTAGAGCCATATCACGGCTTCATGAATGAAATcgatcagccaatcagaactgGGGCTCTTGATATCCAGAATAATGACTACTTGCACCACGAATGCCTTGGGGATCAAAGCTTTGAATGTCTGTCCGGAGACAGTGTTGGGTCCTCTTTGGAGTTGCCCATCCAGAAACCACTGCAAAGGTCACGGGAAAGTCAGTGCGCGTTTAAGCCAGATGTTAAAGTAGGTTGCTCGGAGAGAAACCATGGAGAACGCAAGCAGAAGAAGAGGGATCAGAACAAGTCCGCCGCCCACAGGTACCGTAGCCACTTTGTTTATGGTGACTCAGTTAGTTAAGTTGCAAGAGTTATTAAAAAGCGAGCatgattgcttaaaaaaaaaaaaaaaaagcagaaaagcgCTGAACCATGTTATTTTATTCCACAAATGTTGCTGAAAAACAATAGGTACCGTCAGCGTAAGAGGGAGAGCAGGACTGTTTGGAGGAGGAGCTTCATGGTTTGGAAGGGCGGAACAGAGAACTTCGGGACAAAGCAGAAtctgtagagagagagattcagtATGTGAAAGATCTCCTGATTGAAGTCTACAAGGCTCGCAGTCAGCGCTTAAAAGAGGATTCCAGTGCCTAAACCGTCTTTTACCAGCATTTCACTCACGCCAGGCTCTGACAGCATGTTTTTATGCTCTAAAtagttagttaaaaaaaaaaacaagagctcGTGTATTAAAATGGTTGTGTTTTTCCAAAGCGAAAGCCGCATGGTTTCATGAAACTGAGAGCATAATATCTGAAGCACTGTGACGATAGCCTTGAATACGTTCTAATGACTGACAgtgttatatttaatgaaaagctGCCCATCTCGAGATTTGactgaatttctttcttcaacCCTACTGGTTTGTTTTAGTGAACACGATCTGTGCTACTTTTATTGAAAGATATTCTGTACAGGCTTGCTCGTTCATCAGCACAACATAATGAGAATTTGTAATAACGTGGCGACATGATCAAAATTCTTACTATTGTAATAATGCAAAGCACTCACGATGTATAATGTCACTACctttttttttcgtctttttttgctttatattttcacGTGTTTTCTTCTATTTCTCCTTTATCtcatgtaattatatttagaatagAGGAGAAACGGCTTTTGCAGCTAtaattaaattgctttaaaatatattatacatgaaGGTTTATAGCATATTAACGACTGATTTTTTTGCTCAGGTATGGAATGCATGTCTAATACATTGAAAAGCATGTTGGGTTACAATTTATTGCATGAcccaaaatatgaaatgaatgcttttgtgCATTATGACAATAtgtagaatttttaattttgcccATTCGTTTTATTCTCATTAACATAgcgctttacaaaaaaaatatgtgctttgttttgtttgttttttttgattgacGTATGTAACCAGAATGAGATATAGATTGTTTTATGCAGGTTTATGGAAAACAATCACTGTCGTTTGCTACAGGACTTAAAATTCAGAAGAATTTGAAAGATTTCAACTTATTTGAACAGGTGCACGTTACTACAGTAGTACACTGTGCCTCTGAAAACAGACACAAGCGTAGCAaatctgaatgcatttatttctgcagGTTCTAATGTGTTTCAGAATCTACCAACActtgattaataaatacaaattatattgtgcagtaattcttatttttgttcgattcaaatgtcaataaatgattcttaaatatttctgaACATTGTGATGAAGAATTATTGCGCTTGcttaaacacacatgcacacgatGATGATCgttcaaatgttttatcaaaataaaaattatatattatttttacaaggtgtttaaatatgtaaataataaaaggctgttagtaatgttttttaaaaccttttatccCTTTTAAAATTCGTACTTAcactgattttttatttatttatccatttgaTAAAGCTTTTTAAGGATAATTATTGAagtataatatttcttttatatatatatatatatatatatatatatatatatatatatatatatatatatataattattatttacattttcagtacTCAAGCTAACATGCCTGCACTTTTCATCTTTGAGCAGAAAACTGACGGCAAACTGCTGTCGAACTGCTGCACTTTTCACGAGCTATTGGCGCTATTTAACCAGTTATAATTCAGATTTCTCCATCAAACGTGCAGTACGTTATACGTGTGGCTGGTTGTAATGTGTGATGTGGCCTCACGATGGCATCAAAGGAATAATTGAGACGGCAGGCAGCGCTCGCGGGCTGTTATTGTTGGCGCGAGGACCCCAGCCGCTTTATGTGAGTTTAGATCACAGCGCTACGTCCTACACACTATATTACAATCTACAGTTGATAGAAAAACATACAGCGAACCtttaatttacaatatattcatgtCAAATATATGTCAAAAACATGATCAGGTCTTATACgctttataattatatttcgacgttattatgattattattattattattatattactatatgatatatttaaaaaaaaaaaaattgctaggcattttttattttttaatatagcgTAGATAAACGCTTTTAAATATCacacgtgcaaaaaaaaatatatatcccGTCTTTTTTCCGCGTGAAAATTCGTGACTTTAAAAGCTAATCGGAAATTAATTAAGCCTTTAATGAGAAGTCTTTAATTCAGCAGGATTTCATTTAACTGTAGTCGGTTTTAATAAACTCTGAttcggtgttttttttttttgtttttcagtttatgAAATTTGAGCAAactaaactgataaaatgcataattaaataatgaataatgttatgaaataatggaaaaaatttaaatacattttgtattatttttttcggaaaggaaaaatatgtgtgtgtatagatagatagatagatagatagatagatagatagatagatagatagatgtgatAATAGCTGGGACAAGTTTATAGCCCCGGGATCACAAGATGGCCCCattcctttatttttctttcagctaTTCCACCTGAACCGAACAGTGCAACATCATCCTGTACAGAGCTCCTATATCtaatgtttttagatatttaattgtCAATTGCTTTTTAACTCTAAAGATGAAAAAGTATTGTACAAGCcgtaacaaaatgaaaaaatatattcgCATTATCTTtgaataatgtgtttttctcccAAAACAGGCGAGTGTGTGTCAAACGTTACCAGAGTAAGAACACaatggatttttttacatttcaaatcctAGCCCCATTATTCACGTTTAATTTCACGCTTTTACCATTTACTAGCAGTGGTGcgatttaaatcaatgttttctTTCCGCAATCTTTTGATGCAAGTGCAAGTCTTTTGGTGGATCGCACCTGCCTTCTTTATTTCCAGTACGGGAATTTCATTCAGTCTTTTAATAGGCAGCGTGTGATGTGACTTCTGAAGAAACAGAGCTGGGGAATGCAGAGCGGTGAAGGATGTGCGTGAGAAGCTTAGAGGCGTTAACTTGTGGCCCTCGGGGCAAAGGGCATTTCACTCAGCGCTCTGTTTACCTTCCAGCTGATCATGCTTGAAGGAATATAAGAAAGACAGTCTGACAGCACTGGCATCGcttcaaagtgtgtgtgtttgcagggtTAGAATACATGCGTGTTTAGACACACCCTACACATCTTTCAATAGAAGGCTGCTATTGCCTACAGTAAAAGTGATTCTTATCTGTGACTGCTGGAATCactaaaggaatagttttcactcttaaaaataaaggttctttactgAAGAATAATATCCATGAACCCTctccattgcacaaaaggtcAAACGGAAACGGTAGAAGAGGTTctctattatta includes these proteins:
- the LOC122359106 gene encoding uncharacterized protein LOC122359106 isoform X2, which translates into the protein MTKTFDAYPNSTSTESSPGSSIPPSPLEHDVQMPSDLEVMTTLLKEELAQLEDYYLYESAPMKLEKWQKCDKSLQAMATQSYYQLPCASYNANQPETNPRLVSLATGDLDLRGFCGGSVSRPKMSRPGPYSYIRTHCNSQRISTNGCKDVEVFEKETWTFKGTHSGYAELAFDQCSVDKSFGKSHASAKKVRECAILLKEEEKSCFTEDVFYRAEMMRSYDLGGSLEPHHRREGQSHGMKMLGHDGIAMPVLQCAENESCPPYKQSEVAECYFHQITANLEPYHGFMNEIDQPIRTGALDIQNNDYLHHECLGDQSFECLSGDSVGSSLELPIQKPLQRSRESQCAFKPDVKVGCSERNHGERKQKKRDQNKSAAHRYRQRKRESRTVWRRSFMVWKGGTENFGTKQNL
- the LOC122359106 gene encoding uncharacterized protein LOC122359106 isoform X1; translated protein: MAYNWMTKTFDAYPNSTSTESSPGSSIPPSPLEHDVQMPSDLEVMTTLLKEELAQLEDYYLYESAPMKLEKWQKCDKSLQAMATQSYYQLPCASYNANQPETNPRLVSLATGDLDLRGFCGGSVSRPKMSRPGPYSYIRTHCNSQRISTNGCKDVEVFEKETWTFKGTHSGYAELAFDQCSVDKSFGKSHASAKKVRECAILLKEEEKSCFTEDVFYRAEMMRSYDLGGSLEPHHRREGQSHGMKMLGHDGIAMPVLQCAENESCPPYKQSEVAECYFHQITANLEPYHGFMNEIDQPIRTGALDIQNNDYLHHECLGDQSFECLSGDSVGSSLELPIQKPLQRSRESQCAFKPDVKVGCSERNHGERKQKKRDQNKSAAHRYRQRKRESRTVWRRSFMVWKGGTENFGTKQNL